A genomic window from Bicyclus anynana chromosome 11, ilBicAnyn1.1, whole genome shotgun sequence includes:
- the LOC112051502 gene encoding ras-related protein Rab-40C: protein MFATTGMVAAPQQATGQVAQNGSTTLPRSHHQRTGRPPAAPKSYDYLLKVLLVGDSDVGKQEILQDLEDGSADSPFCSGSAYKTTTILLDGKRVKLQLWDASGQGRFCTIIRSYSRGAQGILLVYDITNKWSFDSIDRWLEEVEKHTPGVPKVLVGNRLHLAFKRQVQERDAELYAAKNHMAFFEVSPLCDFNIRESFCELSRMALHRNGMERLWRSNKVLSLQELCCRAIVARTSVYGLERLPLPTTLKSHLKSYAISAAPSRHRARATKHPHHTRLNCTGRNSCNIV, encoded by the exons ATGTTCGCCACCACAGGCATGGTAGCGGCACCACAGCAAGCGACTGGCCAGGTCGCGCAGAATGGGAGCACCACACTCCCTAGGTCCCATCACCAGAGAACAG GAAGGCCACCCGCAGCTCCTAAATCATACGACTACCTTTTAAAAGTATTACTGGTGGGTGACTCTGACGTGGGCAAGCAGGAGATTTTGCAGGATCTAGAGGATGGTTCTGCTGACTCCCCATTCTGTAGCGGCAGTG cttACAAAACTACGACAATTCTCTTGGACGGTAAAAGAGTTAAGCTACAACTTTGGGATGCATCCGGCCAAGGCAGATTTTGCACAATCATTCGCTCATATTCAAGAGGGGCGCAGGGAATACTGCTTGTGTATGACATTACAAATAAATGGTCTTTTGACAGTATCGACAGGTGGCTGGAAGAGGTAGAGAAG CATACACCAGGAGTGCCAAAGGTTTTAGTTGGCAACCGGTTGCACCTAGCGTTCAAACGACAAGTACAGGAGAGAGACGCTGAACTGTACGCTGCAAAGAACCACATGGCATTCTTTGAAGTTAGCCCTCTGTGTGACTTCAATATACGCGAGAGCTTCTGTGAATTGTCTCGAATGGCTCTGCACAGGAACGGCATGGAAAGGCTGTGGAGAAGTAACAAAG TTCTCAGCCTGCAAGAGCTGTGCTGTCGCGCGATAGTGGCGCGCACGTCCGTGTACGGGCTGGAGCGGCTGCCTTTGCCCACCACGCTCAAGTCGCACCTCAAGTCGTACGCCATCTCCGCCGCGCCCAGCCGCCACCGCGCGCGCGCCACCAAGCACCCGCACCACACGCGGCTCAACTGCACCGGACGGAACTCCTGCAATATCGTATAA